A single genomic interval of Juglans regia cultivar Chandler chromosome 1, Walnut 2.0, whole genome shotgun sequence harbors:
- the LOC109001370 gene encoding chlorophyll a-b binding protein CP26, chloroplastic-like: MNMYPTWHAHVHQLKLIVSPYFSVICILHYYYANLTLNHHFTTRGLLSGYPEMASLAASTAAASLGVSEMLGNPLNFSGAAWASAPTASSPAATFKTVALFSRKKAAPPPKSKPAAISSADEELAKWYGPDRRIYLPEGLLDRSEIPEYLTGEVPGDYGYDPFGLSKKPENFSKYQAYELIHARWAMLGAAGFVIPEAFNKFGANCGPEAVWFKTGALLLDGNTLNYFGKNIPINLVLAVVAEVVLVGGAEYYRIINGLDLEDTLHPGGPFDPLGLAKDPDQAAILKVKEIKNGRLAMFSMLGFFIQAYVTGEGPVENLAKHLSDPFGNNLLTVIAGSAERAPTL, translated from the exons ATGAACATGTATCCTACCTGGCATGCCCACGTCCACCAGCTCAAGCTTATAGTATCTCCTTATTTCTCCGTCATTTGCATTCTCCATTACTACTACGCCAATCTTACTCTAAATCACCACTTCACCACTAGAGGTTTACTTTCCGGCTATCCAGAAATGGCTTCTCTGGCAGCATCCACTGCGGCTGCCTCTCTTGGTGTGTCGGAAATGCTAGGAAACCCTCTCAATTTCAGTGGTGCCGCCTGGGCATCAGCTCCAACGGCCTCCAGCCCGGCGGCCACCTTCAAGACTGTTGCTCTTTTCTCCAGGAAGAAGGCTGCACCGCCTCCCAAGTCAAAGCCTGCTGCTATTTCTTCGGCCGACGAGGAGCTCGCCAAGTGGTATG GTCCTGACAGAAGAATTTACTTACCGGAGGGCCTCTTGGACCGATCCGAGATCCCGGAGTACTTGACAGGAGAAGTTCCCGGAGA CTATGGTTATGATCCTTTTGGGCTTAGCAAGAAGCCAGAGAACTTCAGCAA ATATCAGGCGTATGAGTTGATTCACGCCCGCTGGGCAATGCTTGGTGCGGCCGGATTCGTTATCCCAGAGGCCTTCAACAAATTCGGTGCTAACTGCGGCCCTGAGGCTGTCTGGTTCAAG ACAGGAGCACTACTCCTTGATGGGAACACCTTGAATTACTTTGGGAAGAACATCCCCATCAATCTTGTTCTTGCTGTCGTTGCTGAGGTTGTTCTTGTTGGTGGTGCAGAGTATTACAGAATTATCAATGGCTTG GATTTGGAGGACACGCTTCACCCAGGTGGACCTTTTGATCCATTAGGGCTTGCAAAGGACCCTGACCAAGCTGCAATTCTAAAGGTGAAGGAGATTAAGAATGGCAGACTTGCAATGTTTTCTATGTTGGGTTTCTTCATTCAAGCTTATGTCACCGGAGAAGGTCCAGTGGAAAACCTTGCAAAACATCTCAGTGATCCTTTTGGCAACAACTTGCTCACAGTCATAGCTGGATCTGCGGAAAGAGCTCCAACCCTGTGA
- the LOC109001368 gene encoding general transcription factor 3C polypeptide 3: MGVEDSVKLDVGEEEEEEEEEGQEEEEEGGEEEDNDDEGEYTFRFKDGINPLDFVEDDADSGVQPYEQFERLEYEALAEKKRKSLANSQREENSKKARQEDISGAIIDEIMEAMNYGVRRKSRKPKKRGRRKGSKNKLSPEITRMLGDATLHYAHGCFEEAKSVLHEVIRLAPNLPDPYHTLGLVHNALGDDKKASNFYMISAHLKPKNSSLWKRLLTWSIEQGNIGQANYCLSKAITADPKDITLRSHRASIHVALGDYQKAAESYEQIYQLNLDNIEALKKGAKLYQKCGQLEHSVRILEDYVKSHPSEADLSVIDLLAAIFMECNSHEKALHLIEHANLIYYSGKEPPLNLTVKEGICHVHLKNLEKAEALFSVLLHKSINDHADLITEAADSLMNLEHYNSALKYYLMLEGSAEGDNGFLYLKIAQCYSSLKERLQAILFLYKALQMLEDNVNARLTLASLLLEESKEDEAISLLTPKNLDSINLPPEKSKPWWLNEKVKLKLAHIYRAKGMLEDFVDAVFPLVRESLYVETLHPKVKVKKRLSRKVLFERVRVLDDQETENVFCGFRPVAASSDLSKAARARRLLQKKATLREKKRAEALASGADWQSDDSGDDESPQEVLREPPLPDLLKDEEHHRLIIDLCKSLASLRRYWEALEIINLTLRLAHNMLSAEMKEELRSLGAQIAYNTTDPKHGFDCVKYIVQQHPYSLAAWNCYYKVISRLENRDSRHFKFLRGMLGKLQDCVPPIIIYGHQFTMASNHQHASSKYLEAYKLLPENPLVNLCVGTSLINLALGFRLQNKHQCLAQGLAFLYNNLHLCENSQEALYNIARAYHHVGLVTLAALYYEKVLATHEKDYPIPKLPCEDPDIVENRKPGYCDLRREAAYNLHLIYKKSGAFDLARQVLKDHCTI; this comes from the exons ATGGGTGTCGAAGACAGCGTGAAATTAGatgttggggaagaagaagaagaggaagaagaagagggacaagaggaagaagaagaaggaggagaagaagaggacaATGATGATGAAGGGGAGTATACTTTCAGATTTAAAGATGGGATAAATCCCTTGGACTTTGTGGAAGATGATGCTGATTCTGGTGTCCAACCATATGAGCAATTCGAGCGCCTTGAGTATGAAGCTCTGGCTGAGAAAAAACGAAAATCACTTGCCAATAGTCAGCG TGAAGAAAATTCAAAGAAGGCCAGGCAAGAAGATATATCTGGGGCAATCATAGATGAAATAATGGAAGCCATGAACTATGGCGTTCGAAGGAAATCAAGGAAG CCTAAGAAAAGAGGTAGGCGGAAAGGGTCAAAGAATAAACTCAGCCCTGAAATTACAAGAATGCTTGGAGATGCCACTCTTCATTATGCACATGGTTGTTTTGAAGAG GCCAAATCAGTGTTGCATGAAGTTATTAGGCTAGCACCAAATTTGCCTGACCCGTATCACACCCTTGGACTTGTCCATAATGCACTTGGTGATGATAAGAAAGCCTCAAATTTCTACATGATTTCTGCGCATTTGAAACCAAAAAATTCATCCCTATGGAAGCGTCTTCTTACCTGGTCCAT TGAACAAGGAAACATTGGTCAAGCTAATTATTGCCTTTCTAAAGCAATAACGGCGGATCCTAAGGATATTACTCTAAGATCTCATCGTGCATCAATCCATGTTGCGCTTGGTGATTATCAAAAAGCTGCAGAGTCATATGAACAAATATATCAACTTAATCTTGATAACATTGAAGCACTCAAGAAAGGGGCGAAG TTGTACCAGAAATGTGGTCAGCTTGAACATTCTGTCCGCATTCTTGAGGATTATGTTAAAAGTCATCCAAGTGAAGCTGATTTGAGTGTGATTGATCTGCTAGCTGCCATATTCATGGAATGTAATTCCCATGAAAAAGCTCTCCATCTTATTGAGCATGCAAACCTAATCTACTATTCAGGAAAAGAGCCGCCTTTGAATTTGACAGTAAAAGAAGGAATCTGTCATGTTCACCTTAAAAATTTGGAGAAGGCAGAG GCTCTCTTCAGTGTTTTGCTGCACAAAAGCATAAATGATCATGCTGACTTGATCACTGAAGCTGCAGACTCATTGATGAATCTTGAACATTATAACTCTGCATTGAAGTACTATCTGATGTTGGAAGGAAGTGCTGAAGGTGACAAT GGTTTCTTATATCTGAAAATTGCTCAGTGTTACTCATCCTTGAAAGAAAGATTGCAAGCAATTCTCTTCTTGTACAAAG CTCTACAAATGCTTGAGGATAATGTCAATGCCAGATTAACTCTTGCGTCCCTCCTCCTGGAAGAATCTAAAGAAGATGAAGCAATATCGTTGCTTACTCCAAAAAATTTAG ACTCTATCAACTTACCTCCTGAAAAATCTAAACCATGGTGGCTGAATGAAAAGGTGAAATTGAAGCTTGCTCACATATATAGAGCTAAAGGGATGCTTGAGGACTTTGTGGATGCAGTCTTCCCTTTAGTTCGTGAGTCATTATATGTTGAAACTCTTCATCCTAAG GTTAAAGTGAAAAAGAGACTCTCAAGAAAAGTTCTGTTTGAAAGAGTTAGAGTACTGGACGATCAAGAAACGGAGAATGTATTTTGTGGATTTAGACCTGTTGCTGCCTCGTCGGATCT GTCAAAAGCTGCTAGAGCAAGGCGGTTACTTCAGAAGAAGGCAAcattaagggaaaaaaagagagcCGAGGCACTGGCTTCAGGGGCTGATTGGCAAAGTGATGATTCTGGGGATGATGAGTCTCCg CAAGAAGTGCTCCGAGAACCTCCCCTGCCTGATCTTCTGAAAGATGAAGAGCATCATCGCCTTATAATAGAT TTGTGTAAATCATTGGCTTCCTTGCGAAGATACTGGGAAGCATTGGAGATTATTAACCTCACTTTAAGATTGGCTCATAACATGCTGTCTGCAGAGATGAAAGAGGAGCTTCGATCTCTTGGAGCTC AGATAGCATACAACACCACAGATCCTAAGCATGGATTTGACTGTGTAAAATACATTGTTCAGCAGCATCCTTACAGCCTTGCTGCCTGGAATTGCTATTACAAAGTAATTTCAAG ACTGGAGAATCGGGATTCAAGGCATTTTAAATTTCTACGCGGTATGCTTGGTAAACTCCAAGATTGTGTACCACCCATTATCATCTATGGACATCAGTTTACCATGGCCAGCAATCATCAGCATGCTTCAAGTAAATACCTTGAAGCTTATAAACTGCTGCCAGAGAATCCATTAGTTAATCTTTGTGTTG GAACTTCCTTGATTAATTTAGCACTAGGATTCAGACTTCAAAACAAGCACCAGTGTCTTGCGCAAGGCTTGGCTTTCCTCTACAACAACTTACATCTTTGTGAAAACAGCCAG GAAGCGTTATATAACATAGCCAGGGCGTATCATCATGTTGGCCTTGTAACTCTTGCTGCGTTATATTACGAGAAAGTGCTTGCAACTCATGAGAAAGATTACCCCATACCAAAGCTTCCCTGTGAGGATCCAGACATTGTGGAAAATCGGAAGCCGGGATATTGCGACCTCCGCAGAGAAGCAGCTTATAACCTGCATCTGATCTACAAAAAGAGCGGAGCATTTGATCTTGCTAGGCAAGTCTTGAAAGATCATTGCACCATTTGA